One window of the Marinilactibacillus sp. Marseille-P9653 genome contains the following:
- a CDS encoding putative DNA-binding protein: MELEKTLQMNTLFSFYGPLLTKKQQEYMQLYYGEDYSLGEIAEDFEISRQAVYDNVRRSETILLDYEAKLHLVEDFDYKQRVLDKARTYALEKYPQDSTLLELLQEVSYEPKREGK, translated from the coding sequence ATGGAACTAGAAAAGACACTTCAAATGAACACACTGTTCAGTTTCTACGGGCCACTACTGACGAAAAAACAACAGGAATATATGCAACTATACTACGGCGAAGATTATTCTCTTGGAGAAATTGCTGAAGACTTTGAAATTAGTAGACAAGCGGTCTACGATAATGTTAGAAGGTCCGAAACAATTCTGCTGGATTACGAAGCGAAGCTACATCTAGTTGAAGATTTCGACTATAAACAGCGTGTGCTGGATAAAGCGCGCACTTATGCACTAGAAAAATACCCACAGGATTCAACCTTACTGGAACTATTACAAGAAGTAAGCTATGAACCAAAACGAGAGGGGAAATAA
- a CDS encoding Cof-type HAD-IIB family hydrolase: MSIKLVALDLDGTLLTKDKEVSVENRDAIQRAKEAGVKVVLCTGRPLKAILHILKACNLLEEGDLGITYNGGLIQWTKTGESLSQITMDKDSVLEIYDLSQKLSVPCNFIDLNTVYEPAYPTGKDSLYPMIMDILPFKPINVASLPESTAINKMIFCWHQEELDQAIRQIPAHYHDRYTIMKSRPNLLEILPKTVDKGKGLALLADKLNLDVGEIMAIGDQENDLAMIQYAGIGVAMDNATDEVKAHADIITKSNDEHGVAYAIDQYVLN, encoded by the coding sequence GTGAGTATTAAACTTGTAGCATTAGATTTGGATGGAACCTTACTAACGAAAGATAAAGAAGTTTCGGTGGAAAATAGAGATGCTATACAACGGGCTAAAGAAGCTGGTGTAAAAGTTGTTTTATGTACTGGACGACCTCTTAAAGCGATTTTGCATATACTGAAAGCCTGTAATCTACTTGAAGAAGGAGACTTGGGGATTACCTATAACGGGGGACTGATCCAATGGACTAAAACTGGTGAAAGTCTGAGTCAGATCACAATGGATAAAGATTCTGTACTTGAAATCTATGACTTAAGTCAAAAGCTATCTGTTCCTTGTAATTTTATCGATTTAAATACAGTCTATGAACCAGCATATCCTACAGGAAAAGACTCTCTTTATCCTATGATTATGGATATTCTGCCATTTAAGCCTATTAATGTTGCTTCTTTACCAGAATCAACGGCTATCAATAAAATGATTTTCTGTTGGCATCAAGAAGAACTGGATCAAGCAATTAGACAGATTCCAGCACATTATCATGATCGCTATACAATCATGAAGTCTCGTCCCAATCTTTTGGAAATTTTACCGAAAACTGTTGATAAAGGAAAAGGCCTCGCCCTGCTAGCAGATAAACTGAATTTAGACGTCGGTGAAATCATGGCTATTGGTGACCAGGAAAATGATTTGGCAATGATTCAGTATGCCGGAATCGGAGTCGCCATGGATAATGCTACAGACGAAGTTAAAGCGCATGCTGATATTATCACCAAATCAAATGATGAACATGGTGTTGCTTATGCTATAGATCAATATGTGTTAAACTAG
- a CDS encoding glycoside hydrolase family 1 protein, translating into MSLDYQFPENFWWGSAASATQTEGGENGTKGQTIWDKWYEEEPDRFFENVGPEVTSDFYNRFKEDIANMKKIHHNSFRVSISWARLIPGGRGEVNPEAVDFYSQVIDELIKNDVEPFVNLFHFDMPLELQEIGGWENREVIEAYAEYANKAFELFGDRVKKWFTFNEPVVPVEGGYLYDFHYPNIVDAKKAIQVGYNTMIAHARVVKLYHEKYDGKIGIVLNLTPSYPRSQNPADLKASHYCDLFFNRSFLDPAVKGEYPQDLIDLLSEYDQLPVTEEADKSLLKDNIVDLLGVNYYQPRRVKARDAQPHPDSPFMPDWFFDYYEMPGRKMNIYRGWEIYEKGIYDIMINLKENYGNIESFISENGMGVQDEERFLVNGRIEDDYRIDFIKGHLKWLHRSIEEGCNVKGYHLWTFMDNWSWMNAYKNRYGFYSVDLKTQKRTAKKSASWFAEVSEKNGFNQ; encoded by the coding sequence ATGTCATTAGACTATCAATTCCCAGAAAATTTCTGGTGGGGAAGTGCTGCTTCAGCAACACAAACAGAAGGTGGAGAAAATGGAACAAAAGGTCAAACGATCTGGGACAAATGGTATGAAGAAGAACCAGATCGCTTTTTTGAAAATGTAGGACCTGAAGTGACTTCTGATTTTTACAATCGTTTCAAAGAGGATATTGCAAATATGAAAAAAATTCATCATAATAGTTTTAGAGTATCGATTTCTTGGGCTAGACTGATTCCAGGCGGACGAGGAGAAGTGAATCCGGAAGCAGTAGATTTTTACTCTCAAGTCATTGATGAGCTGATCAAAAATGATGTAGAACCTTTTGTGAACTTATTCCATTTTGATATGCCTCTAGAACTTCAAGAAATCGGCGGTTGGGAAAACCGTGAAGTGATTGAAGCTTACGCCGAGTATGCAAATAAAGCTTTTGAGTTATTTGGCGATCGTGTAAAAAAATGGTTCACATTCAATGAGCCTGTGGTGCCTGTAGAAGGCGGCTACTTATACGATTTTCATTATCCAAATATCGTAGATGCTAAAAAAGCGATTCAAGTGGGCTATAATACGATGATTGCGCATGCTAGAGTAGTCAAACTTTATCATGAAAAATACGATGGTAAAATCGGGATTGTTTTGAACCTGACACCTTCTTATCCTAGAAGTCAAAATCCTGCAGACCTGAAAGCTTCTCACTACTGTGATTTGTTCTTTAATCGAAGCTTTTTAGATCCAGCTGTTAAAGGGGAGTATCCTCAAGATTTGATTGATTTACTTTCAGAATACGATCAGTTACCCGTAACAGAAGAAGCGGATAAGTCTTTACTTAAAGATAACATAGTGGATTTGTTAGGTGTGAATTATTATCAACCTAGAAGAGTTAAAGCTAGAGATGCTCAACCGCATCCAGATAGTCCATTTATGCCAGACTGGTTCTTTGATTATTATGAAATGCCTGGAAGAAAAATGAATATTTATCGTGGATGGGAAATTTATGAAAAAGGCATCTACGATATTATGATTAATTTAAAAGAAAATTACGGTAATATCGAATCCTTTATTTCTGAAAATGGGATGGGCGTTCAAGACGAGGAAAGGTTCCTTGTAAATGGACGAATCGAAGATGACTATAGAATTGATTTTATAAAAGGTCATTTGAAATGGTTGCACCGATCAATCGAAGAAGGATGCAATGTAAAAGGGTATCATCTATGGACATTCATGGATAACTGGTCTTGGATGAATGCCTATAAAAACCGCTATGGTTTCTACTCTGTGGACTTAAAAACGCAAAAAAGAACGGCTAAGAAAAGCGCCTCTTGGTTTGCCGAAGTATCTGAAAAGAACGGTTTTAACCAATAA
- the smc gene encoding chromosome segregation protein SMC, producing MQLKKLELKGFKSFADKTTLDFNDGVTAVVGPNGSGKSNIIEAIRWVMGEQSAKNLRGGRMHDIIFSGTDSRKSINIAEVTLVLDNQDGFLPVDFEEVSVTRRINRNGESDYFLNKQPCRLKDIVDLFMDSGLGKESFSIISQGQVEAIFNSKAEDRRSIFEEAAGVLKYKQRKQTAERKLEDTQDNLDRVQDILYELDTQVEPLKAQSDLAHSFLEQKEELTGVDIGLSVLKIKQLQNSMETDQVLLDQLTQELTELTTAVDRDHQEAQKLKIRQIQLEQEREQIQNQLLQTVQSIERTESALNLHAEKEKHKEAFLDEKKASIRNLEQQLDTVTNSYDRVTKELATFIIKAAEWSSRIKEKQAQKNRLEGNREEAIEVLRATYIDLMQEQTTLKNEQTYLERQIQQQSVSKEKVARNALKTTQELEELEAQVKTKSDRHAVLKKEVDELLTAFQKTKATIEQLTPAIENKEARLNATQSKLQQAIAKRTSLLEMQENYAGYFAGVKAVMKHRSRLEGIVGTVADLIEVPKPYLEAIDTVLSSSSQFVVVENEKAGRQAIQHLKATRAGRATFLPITTIQSRLIRSDVKQAASEIEGFVGIASELIQYESHVSNILENLLGNTIVAETLDAANAIARTVNYRYRVVSLQGDMMNAGGSMTGGGGKRSSNSHLFSQKKELKELEIFIDETEKTVELRRQELTRDKEQRKKLSTEIEEVRSAGEEKRVDERQLQNELNSVEEKRTRLSREQQALTYESNQAEKELTENQKRLEDIATSRKQIDEQMTSQKREMNELSAEREDIEAQKIILQEDLESLQEHLHTVNEQQAAIKAEVTHFKNQKEQLEENIQVLYADLKAYESGESLGSREELKKQLTDHRSKLEQLREKEQVLKKEANRLETKKTQVESRLTARQADMQALSDRKTKVEINLSRVDVSLDHLLNYLSEEYGLSYEEARLEQPLSLSEEEAQKKVKLLKKGIEELGPVNVGAIEEYERVFERFTFLSAQQKDLLEAKASLYDTMDQMDTEVSRRFEETFNLIKAQFSIVFPQMFGGGKAELRLTDPENLLTSGVEIVAQPPGKNLQSLSLLSGGERALTAISLLFSIIQVRPIPFCILDEAEAALDEANVSRFGKYLKNFSIDTQFIVITHRKGTMEEADSLYGVTMREKGVSKLVSVRMKDIEEIEGVSP from the coding sequence GTGCAATTAAAAAAACTGGAACTGAAAGGATTCAAGTCGTTTGCTGATAAAACGACGCTGGACTTCAATGATGGTGTAACGGCTGTTGTTGGTCCAAATGGTAGTGGAAAAAGTAATATCATAGAAGCGATTCGCTGGGTTATGGGAGAACAATCTGCAAAGAACCTCCGTGGCGGACGCATGCATGACATCATTTTTTCTGGAACCGATTCAAGAAAGTCTATAAACATCGCAGAAGTCACCTTGGTTTTAGATAACCAAGATGGCTTTCTTCCTGTGGATTTTGAAGAAGTCAGTGTGACTAGACGCATTAATCGAAATGGTGAAAGTGACTATTTCTTAAACAAGCAACCTTGTCGTCTTAAAGACATCGTCGATCTTTTCATGGATTCAGGACTAGGTAAGGAATCTTTTTCAATCATTTCTCAAGGACAAGTAGAAGCCATCTTCAACAGCAAAGCTGAAGACCGTCGCTCTATTTTTGAAGAAGCCGCCGGGGTCTTGAAGTATAAACAGCGTAAACAAACAGCAGAAAGAAAGCTGGAAGACACTCAGGATAACCTTGATAGAGTTCAAGATATTTTGTATGAATTGGATACTCAAGTTGAGCCTTTAAAAGCTCAAAGCGATCTTGCGCACTCTTTTTTAGAGCAAAAAGAAGAATTGACGGGCGTTGATATTGGATTATCTGTTTTAAAAATCAAACAACTGCAAAATTCTATGGAAACCGATCAAGTTTTATTAGATCAATTAACCCAAGAGCTAACTGAACTGACTACAGCGGTTGATAGAGATCATCAAGAGGCTCAAAAACTGAAAATCAGACAAATTCAACTTGAACAAGAACGTGAACAGATTCAAAACCAGTTACTGCAGACAGTTCAATCTATTGAGCGAACAGAATCTGCTTTGAATCTTCATGCTGAAAAAGAAAAACACAAAGAAGCCTTCCTTGATGAAAAGAAAGCCTCTATTCGTAACCTTGAACAACAACTAGATACGGTTACAAACTCTTATGACAGAGTAACAAAAGAGCTCGCAACGTTTATTATAAAAGCTGCCGAATGGTCTTCTCGTATCAAAGAAAAACAAGCTCAAAAAAATCGTCTCGAAGGGAACCGGGAAGAAGCCATTGAAGTCCTGCGAGCGACTTATATCGACTTGATGCAAGAACAAACAACGCTTAAAAATGAACAAACTTATCTTGAACGTCAGATACAACAACAATCTGTTTCAAAAGAGAAAGTCGCACGGAATGCTTTAAAAACCACTCAGGAGTTAGAGGAACTTGAAGCACAAGTTAAAACGAAATCTGATCGTCATGCTGTTTTGAAAAAAGAGGTCGATGAACTTTTAACAGCCTTTCAAAAGACTAAAGCAACGATTGAGCAATTAACGCCTGCGATAGAAAATAAAGAAGCGCGATTAAATGCCACTCAAAGTAAACTTCAACAGGCAATCGCTAAACGAACAAGTTTGCTAGAAATGCAGGAAAATTATGCCGGTTACTTTGCCGGTGTCAAAGCCGTTATGAAGCATCGATCTCGACTGGAGGGAATTGTTGGTACGGTAGCCGATTTGATTGAGGTGCCTAAGCCTTACTTGGAAGCTATTGATACAGTTCTTTCTTCTTCAAGCCAGTTTGTCGTGGTAGAAAATGAAAAAGCAGGAAGACAAGCCATTCAGCACTTGAAAGCTACTCGTGCAGGAAGAGCTACCTTTTTACCCATTACAACGATTCAGTCTCGACTGATCCGGTCTGATGTAAAACAAGCAGCTAGTGAAATTGAAGGATTCGTGGGTATAGCCAGTGAATTGATTCAATATGAAAGCCATGTTTCTAATATACTAGAAAATCTTCTTGGGAATACAATTGTAGCGGAAACGTTAGATGCCGCAAATGCAATAGCTAGAACTGTCAATTACCGTTACCGAGTAGTCAGCCTTCAGGGTGATATGATGAATGCTGGTGGTTCCATGACCGGCGGTGGTGGAAAGCGTTCTTCTAATTCTCATCTGTTTTCTCAGAAAAAAGAGTTAAAAGAACTGGAAATCTTTATCGATGAAACAGAAAAAACTGTTGAACTGAGAAGACAAGAATTGACTAGAGATAAAGAACAGCGTAAAAAGCTTTCAACTGAAATTGAAGAGGTTCGCTCAGCGGGGGAAGAAAAGCGCGTTGACGAGCGTCAATTGCAAAATGAACTAAATTCTGTTGAAGAAAAACGGACAAGGCTAAGCAGAGAGCAACAAGCGCTGACTTACGAGTCCAATCAAGCAGAAAAAGAACTCACAGAAAATCAGAAACGATTAGAAGATATTGCGACTAGTCGCAAACAGATTGATGAGCAAATGACGTCTCAAAAGCGGGAGATGAATGAACTGTCTGCTGAAAGAGAAGATATTGAAGCGCAGAAAATCATCTTGCAAGAAGATCTTGAATCTCTTCAAGAACATCTGCATACCGTAAATGAGCAACAAGCAGCTATAAAAGCTGAAGTAACGCATTTCAAAAATCAAAAAGAGCAGTTAGAAGAAAATATTCAAGTGCTTTATGCTGACTTGAAAGCTTATGAGTCAGGTGAATCACTCGGTTCAAGAGAAGAACTAAAAAAACAACTGACAGATCATCGCTCAAAACTTGAACAGTTGAGAGAAAAAGAACAAGTCCTCAAGAAAGAAGCTAACCGCCTTGAAACAAAAAAAACTCAAGTCGAAAGTCGCTTAACTGCAAGGCAAGCAGACATGCAAGCATTAAGTGATCGTAAGACGAAAGTCGAAATTAATTTGTCTAGAGTGGATGTTTCTCTCGATCATTTACTGAACTATCTCTCAGAAGAATATGGATTGAGTTATGAAGAAGCAAGGTTAGAACAACCTCTATCCCTATCAGAAGAAGAAGCTCAGAAAAAAGTCAAGCTCCTTAAAAAAGGGATAGAAGAACTGGGGCCAGTCAACGTCGGTGCCATTGAAGAATACGAAAGAGTATTTGAACGATTCACTTTCCTCAGTGCGCAACAAAAAGATTTACTAGAAGCTAAAGCGAGTCTCTACGATACAATGGATCAAATGGATACAGAAGTTTCTAGAAGATTTGAAGAAACCTTCAATCTAATCAAAGCTCAATTTTCCATTGTCTTTCCACAGATGTTCGGTGGAGGTAAGGCAGAACTAAGACTGACTGATCCAGAAAATTTACTAACTTCAGGCGTTGAGATTGTCGCTCAGCCACCTGGTAAAAACTTGCAATCTTTAAGTTTATTGTCCGGTGGAGAACGCGCACTGACTGCCATTTCACTGCTTTTTTCCATTATACAAGTCCGACCAATACCTTTTTGTATTTTGGATGAAGCGGAGGCTGCACTTGATGAAGCCAACGTATCAAGATTTGGGAAATATCTAAAAAACTTTTCAATCGACACTCAGTTTATTGTTATTACCCACCGAAAAGGAACAATGGAAGAAGCGGACAGTCTTTATGGCGTAACTATGAGAGAAAAAGGCGTTTCTAAGCTCGTTTCCGTTAGAATGAAAGACATAGAAGAGATTGAAGGTGTATCTCCTTAG
- the ftsY gene encoding signal recognition particle-docking protein FtsY, translated as MGLFDKIKSAFTNTEKTDIQPEKTEPVEETSAPVVEPERAEQKETEQYEKGLQKSRRSFTRRLNELLANFRYEDEEFFEELEDLLIESDVGFEATMYISETLRHESKVQNVRSMQDAERVIVQTMVDLYGETNPDHHVFNDNPDGLTVVLFVGVNGVGKTTTIAKMAHQYIDNGKKVVLAAGDTFRAGAIEQLRIWGERVGAQVVSTKQGGDPAAVVYDGITQAREHGADVLLIDTAGRLQNKKNLMNELEKMKRVISREIPEAPHETLLVLDATTGQNALNQAKIFKETTDVTGIVLTKMDGTAKGGIVLAIGKELSIPVKFVGLGETMDDLHAFDSEKFAIGLFKELIQQTA; from the coding sequence ATGGGATTGTTTGATAAAATCAAATCTGCTTTTACAAATACCGAAAAAACGGACATACAACCCGAAAAAACAGAACCAGTTGAAGAAACTTCAGCCCCCGTTGTTGAACCCGAACGTGCAGAACAAAAGGAAACAGAACAGTATGAAAAAGGCCTTCAGAAATCTCGTCGTTCATTCACTAGACGTCTGAACGAATTATTGGCTAATTTCAGATATGAAGATGAGGAGTTTTTTGAAGAACTAGAAGATTTACTCATTGAGTCAGATGTTGGTTTTGAAGCAACGATGTATATCTCTGAAACACTTCGTCACGAATCTAAAGTTCAAAATGTTAGAAGCATGCAAGACGCTGAGCGCGTAATCGTTCAAACAATGGTCGATCTATATGGAGAAACCAATCCTGACCACCATGTATTCAATGATAATCCTGATGGCTTGACCGTCGTTTTATTTGTAGGGGTCAATGGCGTTGGAAAAACCACTACAATTGCTAAAATGGCACACCAGTATATCGATAATGGTAAAAAAGTTGTTTTGGCAGCTGGAGATACTTTCAGAGCGGGCGCAATCGAACAATTACGCATCTGGGGTGAACGAGTAGGGGCGCAAGTCGTTTCTACAAAACAAGGTGGCGATCCGGCGGCTGTCGTTTATGACGGGATTACTCAAGCAAGAGAACATGGAGCAGATGTTTTACTGATTGATACTGCCGGTCGTTTGCAGAATAAAAAGAACTTGATGAACGAACTTGAAAAAATGAAACGAGTGATCAGTCGTGAAATTCCAGAAGCACCACACGAAACCTTGCTTGTACTGGATGCAACAACTGGACAGAACGCGCTGAACCAAGCGAAAATTTTCAAAGAAACAACTGATGTTACTGGGATTGTTTTGACTAAGATGGATGGTACAGCTAAAGGTGGTATCGTTTTAGCAATTGGCAAGGAACTAAGTATCCCTGTGAAATTTGTCGGTCTCGGTGAGACGATGGATGACTTGCACGCTTTCGATTCAGAGAAGTTTGCAATCGGCTTATTCAAGGAACTGATCCAACAGACAGCTTAA
- the rnc gene encoding ribonuclease III, with protein sequence MTKELIQHVENRFGITFQDKELLIEAFTHSSYANDHRELTLKNLERLEFLGDAVLELTVSEYLYNKFPELPEGQLTRMRAAIVRAESLAMLAKECELAQFLRLGKGEELMNGRKRPSLLCDVFEAFVGAIFIDQGMSVVMSFLERVLFPKIDSGAFSHGMDHKTALQELLQKNGVVTIVYQVIEEIGPDHDRQFVVEVFVEGDSLGSGRGRSKKGAEQEAARVALMTLEKKQ encoded by the coding sequence TTGACAAAAGAATTGATTCAACACGTTGAAAATCGTTTTGGTATTACATTTCAGGATAAAGAACTTCTTATTGAAGCATTTACTCATTCATCCTATGCGAATGATCATCGAGAGTTAACATTAAAAAACTTGGAACGTCTAGAATTTTTAGGAGACGCTGTACTTGAATTGACCGTTTCTGAATATTTATATAACAAATTCCCAGAACTTCCTGAAGGACAACTAACTCGTATGCGTGCAGCCATTGTCAGAGCTGAAAGTCTGGCTATGCTAGCAAAAGAGTGTGAACTTGCTCAATTTCTTCGTTTAGGAAAAGGCGAAGAGCTGATGAATGGTAGAAAGCGTCCATCATTACTATGCGACGTATTTGAAGCCTTTGTTGGTGCAATCTTTATCGACCAAGGTATGAGCGTTGTTATGAGTTTTCTGGAAAGAGTGTTATTTCCTAAAATAGATTCTGGTGCTTTCTCTCATGGGATGGATCACAAAACTGCCTTACAAGAACTATTGCAAAAAAACGGTGTAGTGACTATCGTGTATCAAGTCATCGAAGAAATCGGACCAGATCATGACCGTCAATTTGTAGTAGAAGTATTTGTTGAGGGCGATTCTTTGGGGTCTGGTAGAGGGCGTTCTAAAAAAGGTGCAGAACAAGAAGCTGCACGAGTCGCATTGATGACACTAGAGAAAAAACAGTAA
- a CDS encoding BglG family transcription antiterminator, which produces MRKRQLKILKKLSSAHQPVTSDQLASLIEVSSRTIRKDIKILNDELEQSGAYIYALKGKGFELVVKDKSLFDRYVQELDPTFNQNLDLPDTPNERIKYLLNLILRKNEPIKLDDLSEQIHVSRSTLQADLKSIKPLLERYSLNLISRPNYGLILQGTELNRRFAISEYLYDHREIGPNLIQLKQVSAIAEMNETTLNDIWIILLYQIEVNNIVLSDIALNNLFVHIVIAYKRIKEGYSVNLIKQELADIQNQKEYEVAEKIIMQIQEVLGVSFPEIEIAYIAIHLLGTKLVNTSLTLDGSNEQVVNPEILQLVEDILQRVQEELSLQLTQDRELKISLALHLKPAINRYKYNMNIRNPMLEDIKSHYPLAFEAGITAATVINQTLSVEIDENEVAYIALHLGAAIERVKENSSLKKCYIVCASGIGSSKLIQYKLKSEFRSEIEVLGTTELYRLKEIPYQDIDFIISAVPISEPLPVPVLEVNAILSQVDLNNIKRFIKSNQSNPLTYIDEKHTFLNLSFRSKEEIFSFLMDQLKEQHTLSDDYIEQLEKREEIAPTAYGNYVAIPHPITPQTSTTFLTFCTLKQPVQWGERKVQFVCLLNVEKDSLEDLQRLYDVLGKIVNTPSIVSKLLQCETYAEFIETIQINT; this is translated from the coding sequence ATGCGAAAAAGACAGCTTAAAATCTTAAAAAAATTGTCATCCGCTCATCAACCAGTGACCAGTGATCAGCTCGCATCACTGATTGAAGTCTCTTCTCGTACAATTAGAAAAGATATAAAAATATTGAATGATGAACTAGAACAATCTGGTGCTTATATCTATGCTCTTAAAGGAAAGGGATTTGAGCTCGTCGTCAAAGATAAAAGTCTCTTTGACCGTTATGTTCAGGAATTAGATCCTACGTTTAATCAGAACTTGGACCTTCCAGATACGCCTAATGAACGGATTAAATATCTTTTGAATCTTATACTAAGAAAAAACGAACCGATAAAGCTAGATGACCTTAGTGAGCAGATTCACGTTAGTCGTTCAACGCTGCAAGCAGATCTCAAATCGATTAAACCCTTGCTCGAACGATATTCGCTCAACCTGATCAGTCGTCCAAACTATGGTTTGATTTTGCAGGGAACGGAACTGAATAGACGGTTTGCCATTTCAGAGTATCTCTATGATCACCGAGAAATCGGACCTAATTTAATTCAATTAAAGCAAGTCAGTGCTATTGCTGAAATGAACGAAACGACGTTGAACGATATTTGGATTATCCTTTTGTATCAGATTGAAGTCAATAATATCGTCCTTTCAGATATTGCTTTAAATAATCTTTTTGTACACATTGTGATTGCCTATAAACGGATCAAAGAAGGTTATAGTGTCAATCTCATTAAACAGGAACTGGCTGATATACAAAATCAGAAAGAGTATGAAGTCGCTGAGAAAATCATCATGCAAATCCAAGAAGTATTAGGAGTTTCATTTCCAGAAATTGAAATCGCTTATATCGCAATTCACTTGCTTGGGACTAAACTAGTGAATACATCCCTTACGTTAGACGGCTCAAATGAGCAAGTGGTTAATCCTGAAATCCTACAATTAGTAGAAGATATTCTTCAACGTGTCCAAGAAGAATTGAGTTTGCAGCTTACTCAAGACCGAGAACTTAAAATCAGCTTAGCCTTACACTTAAAGCCAGCCATCAATCGATATAAATACAATATGAACATTCGTAATCCTATGCTTGAAGACATAAAATCTCATTATCCTTTGGCGTTTGAAGCGGGAATTACAGCAGCTACTGTGATAAACCAGACACTGTCCGTTGAAATCGATGAAAATGAAGTCGCTTATATCGCCTTACATCTTGGAGCAGCGATAGAAAGAGTAAAAGAAAATTCATCTTTGAAAAAATGTTATATCGTCTGTGCATCTGGCATAGGCAGTTCAAAATTGATTCAGTACAAGTTGAAATCGGAATTTCGTTCTGAGATTGAAGTTTTGGGAACGACTGAACTCTATCGATTAAAAGAAATTCCTTACCAGGACATTGATTTTATTATCAGTGCCGTTCCAATCAGCGAGCCGTTACCTGTTCCAGTGCTTGAAGTCAATGCTATCTTAAGTCAGGTAGATCTTAATAATATTAAACGATTTATAAAGAGTAATCAGTCTAATCCTTTGACGTATATCGACGAAAAACACACTTTTTTGAATCTATCTTTTCGTTCAAAAGAAGAGATTTTCTCATTCTTGATGGATCAATTAAAAGAACAGCACACTCTATCAGATGACTATATTGAACAGTTGGAAAAACGAGAGGAAATCGCACCAACTGCCTATGGTAATTATGTAGCGATTCCACATCCAATCACGCCTCAGACAAGCACAACCTTTTTGACGTTCTGCACATTGAAACAACCTGTTCAATGGGGAGAACGTAAAGTCCAGTTTGTCTGTTTATTAAATGTTGAAAAAGATAGCTTGGAAGACTTACAGCGTTTATATGACGTTTTAGGTAAAATCGTCAACACGCCTTCAATCGTGAGCAAACTATTACAATGTGAAACTTATGCTGAATTTATCGAAACTATTCAAATCAATACGTGA